A single region of the Ornithorhynchus anatinus isolate Pmale09 chromosome 6, mOrnAna1.pri.v4, whole genome shotgun sequence genome encodes:
- the SERTM2 gene encoding serine-rich and transmembrane domain-containing 2 yields MTEVYFRYRGNLTGRAHFPTLAAEVDAASDKYANMYMYVGLFLSLLAILLILLFTMLLRLKHVISPITTESTENVPQFTDVEMQRGIPTP; encoded by the coding sequence ATGACCGAGGTGTATTTTAGGTACCGTGGAAACCTCACAGGCCGGGCCCATTTCCCCACGCTGGCGGCCGAAGTGGACGCTGCCTCGGATAAGTATGCTAACATGTACATGTATGTGGGCTTGTTTCTGAGCCTCCTGGCCATCCTCCTCATCCTGCTCTTCACCATGCTGCTCCGCCTCAAACACGTCATCTCCCCCATCACCACCGAGAGCACGGAGAACGTCCCCCAGTTCACCGATGTCGAGATGCAAAGAGGGATCCCCACCCCTTAG